Proteins found in one Candidatus Binataceae bacterium genomic segment:
- the lexA gene encoding transcriptional repressor LexA encodes MATLTKRQKQLVDYLSDHIGKFGYAPTLQEIGAYFGLSSLATIHKHLKNLEAKGLIRRKWNHSRALEMVDTTPRSTARELPMLGLVAAGAPIEAVEGNDTITVPEEFIRRQQTFCLRVRGESMIDEGIRDGDYIIVEGRDHANDGETVVALINGEATVKKFYHQDDGTIRLQPANATMAPIYAAAEELTVRGVVVGLMRHYR; translated from the coding sequence ATGGCGACTCTGACGAAACGACAAAAGCAGCTTGTCGATTATCTCAGCGATCATATCGGAAAGTTCGGTTACGCCCCGACCTTGCAGGAGATCGGCGCCTACTTCGGTTTGTCCTCGCTGGCCACTATTCATAAACATCTGAAGAACCTCGAGGCGAAGGGCTTAATCCGACGGAAATGGAATCATAGCCGGGCATTGGAAATGGTCGATACCACGCCGCGTAGCACCGCGCGGGAACTGCCGATGCTGGGACTGGTGGCGGCAGGCGCGCCAATCGAGGCGGTGGAGGGCAACGACACTATCACGGTGCCCGAAGAGTTCATCCGGCGCCAGCAGACCTTCTGCTTGCGGGTACGCGGCGAATCGATGATCGACGAAGGAATTCGCGATGGGGACTATATCATCGTGGAAGGACGTGACCATGCCAACGACGGCGAGACGGTGGTTGCCTTGATCAATGGCGAAGCCACGGTCAAGAAGTTCTATCATCAGGACGACGGCACTATTCGGCTGCAACCAGCCAACGCCACAATGGCACCGATTTACGCCGCGGCGGAAGAGCTGACGGTGCGCGGCGTGGTGGTAGGCCTGATGCGCCATTATCGCTAA
- a CDS encoding AarF/ABC1/UbiB kinase family protein has translation MAPDKPLTSGRARRALKMGGLASQVGSNYLWATLRRPFQDTAQRDQSLLATHVKNARLIVESSQELRGAFLKIIQMLSMREDILPAAALEVLSTTQHSVPPMDYKIIAEQIRRELGQGPEQLFRRFERTAFAAASLGQVHRATLANGQQVVVKIQYPGVRETVAQDLKNLKLLLATFKALAHDLMRQKLEVRTIYAELQARIQEELDYRLEAANTARFKQLLADDPDITIPTVIPALSSERVLTMTYLEGYPLADVLAPGVDSALKEWVARKYFSLMWRQILELGVLHTDPHPGNYLVTYHPTLGMLDFGSIRSFPEPIRRANLKLARGLIDDDTSAMGQALIALGYLARGQEPAPMVEIVRTLFEPVREDRRFDPKKYDSVAKAAAVGEIALANRLYASPAHSVFLLRALIGAEGIIRQLGLVTNYHRLFRDCVERAEARSKE, from the coding sequence ATGGCTCCCGATAAGCCGCTGACCAGCGGCCGCGCGCGGCGCGCGCTCAAGATGGGCGGGCTGGCCTCGCAGGTTGGCTCCAATTATCTGTGGGCCACGCTGCGCCGACCCTTTCAGGATACCGCCCAGCGCGACCAAAGCCTGCTCGCTACCCACGTCAAAAACGCCCGCCTGATTGTGGAAAGCTCGCAAGAGTTGCGCGGCGCTTTTCTCAAAATCATCCAGATGCTCTCGATGCGCGAGGACATCCTGCCGGCCGCCGCGCTGGAAGTGCTGAGCACGACCCAGCACAGCGTGCCGCCGATGGACTACAAGATTATCGCCGAGCAGATCCGACGCGAACTCGGTCAGGGTCCCGAACAGCTTTTCCGCCGCTTCGAGCGCACCGCCTTCGCTGCCGCCTCGCTGGGACAGGTCCATCGCGCCACTTTGGCCAATGGCCAGCAGGTGGTGGTCAAGATTCAGTATCCCGGAGTGCGCGAGACGGTGGCACAGGACCTCAAGAATCTGAAGCTCCTGCTGGCCACCTTCAAAGCGCTCGCCCACGACCTGATGCGCCAGAAGCTGGAGGTTCGCACCATCTACGCCGAACTGCAGGCCCGCATCCAGGAGGAGCTAGACTACCGACTGGAAGCCGCTAACACGGCACGCTTCAAGCAACTGCTGGCCGACGATCCCGACATCACGATTCCAACCGTGATTCCCGCTCTCAGCTCCGAGCGCGTCCTGACCATGACCTATCTAGAAGGTTATCCGCTAGCCGACGTGCTCGCCCCCGGCGTAGATTCGGCCCTCAAAGAGTGGGTCGCGCGCAAGTACTTCAGCTTGATGTGGCGCCAGATCTTGGAGTTGGGCGTGCTCCATACCGATCCCCACCCAGGCAACTACCTGGTGACCTATCATCCCACTTTGGGAATGCTGGACTTTGGCTCCATTCGCAGTTTTCCCGAGCCCATTCGCCGAGCCAACCTCAAACTGGCGCGCGGCCTGATCGACGATGACACCAGCGCGATGGGGCAGGCGCTCATCGCGCTAGGCTATCTCGCACGCGGCCAGGAGCCTGCTCCGATGGTGGAGATCGTTAGAACTCTGTTCGAGCCGGTCCGCGAAGACCGTCGCTTCGATCCCAAGAAGTACGACTCGGTGGCCAAGGCCGCCGCAGTAGGCGAAATCGCTTTAGCCAATCGCCTGTACGCATCTCCAGCCCACAGCGTTTTTCTGCTGCGAGCTTTGATCGGCGCCGAAGGGATCATCCGCCAGCTCGGACTGGTCACCAACTATCATCGGCTCTTCCGCGACTGCGTGGAACGCGCCGAAGCGCGGAGCAAAGAGTAA